GTGAAATAGAAAATCCCAAAATCGATAAAAGTGTCATTGTTGTTCATTTAATATTGGtattcaaaatattattgtagGGAGAAACAACGCCCAAATGTCCAGGCCCAGTCACCCTTACCATCAGATACCATTACAACTGCACCAGTGGAACTGGATATATGTAATTTCACAAGTAATGCAGATATCGACGACCAAATCAAAATACGATTAATTGACGAGAGAAGTccaaatttaaactttaaatttccTGTCAAGACCTACAGTGATAAAAGTGCCGTTGGTGGTATCAAGAAACGATACTGTCAACGAGAATGgttcaatatatatactttCGTGTCCTATTCATCGAAGCTGGACGGACTGTTTTGTTTGCCTTGTGTGTTGTTTCCAACAATGCCTCTGCATGGACAAAGAGCTAAACTGTTGATCACGAAGAGTTTCCAAAACTGGAATGATGCTAAAAAAGACTTGCATGACCATTCAGTCTTGGACTATCACAAATCGTCCGAAGCGCGTATGCAAGCCTTTGTTGGAACACATTTAAATCCATCCAAGAGAATTGACTGTAATTTGTCTGCAAAGGGGGTGGAATTGATTCAACGAAACAGAAAAATTCTAGCGtctataattaaatgtattgaGTTTTGTGGGAGACATGGTATTGCTCTCCGGGGTCACAGAGATGATGAGATATCATCTCAAAATGTTTTGAACCGTGGAAACTTGTTATCACTTATAAATTTTAGAGTAGATGCTGGGGATACTGTTTTAAAAGAGCATCTTGACACATGTGCATGCAATGCTCGTTATGTTTCAAACACTGCACAAAATGAGCTTTTACTTTGCCTTAAAGATTATTTACAGgtggaaataataaaagaaataaacagtCAGAGCATCGGACCTCTATATGCGATTGAAGCTGACGAAGTTACAGACCGTTCGAACTGGGAACAACTAGGTATTGTTCTCCGTTACACGAAAGACTGTACTGTGACTGAACGACTAGTTGAATATGTAGCATGTGAACGCACGACAGGGGAAGCGGTATGTGCCGAGATACTAAAAGTGCTAAGGAAATTGGGTCTTAAACCAGAAAACTGCAGGGCTCAAACCTATGATGGTGCTGGTAATATGTCGGGGGTCAAAAATGGCGGTTCAGCTAATTTTTCGAAAGTTGCACTGCATGCTCCTTACTTCCATTGTAGCAGTCATGACCTAAACCTTGCCTTGTCAAAATCTTCCTCTTTGAATGAAATACATTGTATGTTATCTACAATTACCAAAGTTGGAATCTTCTTCAAATATTCCCCCAAACGACAGAGGTTTATAGAGGGATGCATCGAACAGTACAATGTACAGGAGAAtgatacaaaaataacaattaagaaAGTGAAATTGTTGTGTGAAACTCGTTGGGTTGAACAAGATACATGGAATGCTTCGAGGAAATCAGATCAAAAAATAATTCTGGCATGAAGTGGGATGCCAAAAACGTCACTGACGCAAATGGTCTTTTGTGTCAGATTACAACTTCGTCGTTCATTGTAGCATTCAAGTGTGCTAAATACCTCTTTGGTTATACATCCGCTCTAGCCGTAATGCTACAGGGTACTACGATGGATGTCATCAAGGCATACCAGGAAATCCAGTTAATTATTGACACCTTTAAGGATATGCGTAATAAAGCAGAGGAAAAGTTCAAGAACTGTATATTCCCCGATATACTCAAAATGGGAAGAGTAGCAAATATTGAGATTTCCGTACCACGTCGGTGTGGTCAACAAACATTGCGAGCAAACGTTCATGGTGACACACCAAAGACATACTGGAGACGAGCTGTCTTCATACCATATCTAGATGGAATCATCTCACAAATGAGGATACGCTTCTGCCAGCTTAGTTCCACAGTTGTGCGCGGTTTGGGTCTCTGCCCAGCTAACCTTCAACTTCTTTCTGATGACAGTGTAGCAGCACTAAAATCTCACTATAAAGATGACCTTCCTTGCGTGTACTCCTTTGAACATGAGATCGAACTGTGGAAACGAAAATGGGTTGGAGTTGATGACCCTCCATCTTCAATACAGGAAACACTAGAAGCAATGAATGAAAAACTGTTTCCTAATATTGCTATGCTGTTGCGTATTCTGCATATCATACCCGTGACAAGTGCAGCCGTTGAGAGAAGTAACTCATCCCTGAAGTTAATCAAAACCCCACTGCGCTCAACAATGACCGAGGAACGATTTAATGCTCTCATCCTGCTTCATATACATAGGGACATTCGTGTCGACGTTGGCGCCGTTATTGACAAATTTGCAGGAAAACACCCGAGACGAATGTTGCTGCTACACCCACTTAGTTAAAGACAATACAGacgtgttttgttgtttctcGAGTTGCATTCAACATATCCTAGATTCCCATTTCATCTTTATAAAAGATGGTTGGGCTTATATCCATAGAAACGAATAGAGAAGATAGTacgtgtttgtttgttattgttttttttttttttttttattttttttttttttttgtttttttgttggggtttttttggggggggggggggggggtgtcctcATCGTCCTATCCTTGAATTGTAAATCAATTCTGAATTTGTACCGCATATCTCATTTGGTATTTGTGGTCTTGTGTATGGAATCTTCAAAGTTTCTGTTAACTTTATGCAAAGTAAAACTAAAGGCTGAATTTGAAATTTGCATTTTATGATCCAACAAATAGAAATGTGAAGTAACAAGAAGTCACCAGTAACCAAGATTAACAAAATTGAagctgtttttgtattttggaagtatgtgacggaacatgctcttatttcttttcgcctgtggcgatattaattgttttagagggccgtgtgcagttccaataggcacttaagcccaggtggtcactttgttacgtaatacctccgcgcgaccgtggtcgagctgtgcctaatacacacccagcccaggtgcggaggccatgtggccagtagttacgtaatacctctgcgagtgcggttttgacgaccgtgattttggcgactaaggaaaattgtcgtcttggtcgctgtggaaatatcattTGTAGGt
The sequence above is drawn from the Gigantopelta aegis isolate Gae_Host chromosome 6, Gae_host_genome, whole genome shotgun sequence genome and encodes:
- the LOC121374633 gene encoding 52 kDa repressor of the inhibitor of the protein kinase-like, coding for MECFEEIRSKNNSGMKWDAKNVTDANGLLCQITTSSFIVAFKCAKYLFGYTSALAVMLQGTTMDVIKAYQEIQLIIDTFKDMRNKAEEKFKNCIFPDILKMGRVANIEISVPRRCGQQTLRANVHGDTPKTYWRRAVFIPYLDGIISQMRIRFCQLSSTVVRGLGLCPANLQLLSDDSVAALKSHYKDDLPCVYSFEHEIELWKRKWVGVDDPPSSIQETLEAMNEKLFPNIAMLLRILHIIPVTSAAVERSNSSLKLIKTPLRSTMTEERFNALILLHIHRDIRVDVGAVIDKFAGKHPRRMLLLHPLS